From the Lathyrus oleraceus cultivar Zhongwan6 chromosome 4, CAAS_Psat_ZW6_1.0, whole genome shotgun sequence genome, one window contains:
- the LOC127137492 gene encoding U11/U12 small nuclear ribonucleoprotein 31 kDa protein gives MSSKKKHKQKHSDSDEDDDVFYYRYCASSSTPNTTTGTTSSNQPQSKPNNKGSSIGGTGEPLAPSKSTLYVSNLDYSLTNSDLHTLFSTFGRIARVTVLKDRHTRLSRGVAFVQFVSRNDAQRAVAEMNKKILNGRTLTASIAADNGRAPEFIRKRVYNTETALCYECGGHGHLSYECPKNQLGPRPRPQPKKPRRGFSGLRDRDGEEEGDEEEEEGGQIAAEQFDDNWASVVDDEAGERLLGEKQK, from the coding sequence ATGTCAAGCAAGAAGAAACACAAACAAAAACACAGCGACAGCGATGAAGACGACGACGTTTTCTACTACCGCTACTGCGCTTCGTCCTCAACCCCCAACACCACCACCGGCACCACATCCAGTAATCAACCCCAATCAAAACCGAACAACAAAGGATCATCAATAGGAGGAACAGGTGAACCCTTAGCACCATCAAAATCGACGCTATACGTTTCTAATCTAGATTACTCCCTAACAAACTCCGATCTCCATACGCTCTTCTCTACTTTCGGCCGCATCGCGCGTGTAACCGTTCTCAAAGACCGTCACACGCGCCTAAGCCGCGGTGTCGCGTTTGTCCAATTCGTTTCTCGTAATGACGCCCAACGCGCCGTGGCGGAGATGAATAAGAAGATTCTCAATGGAAGGACTCTAACTGCTTCTATTGCTGCTGATAATGGACGTGCTCCGGAGTTTATTCGGAAGCGCGTGTACAATACTGAGACTGCTTTGTGTTATGAGTGTGGGGGGCATGGTCATTTGTCGTATGAGTGTCCTAAGAATCAGTTGGGGCCGAGGCCGCGGCCTCAGCCTAAGAAGCCGCGACGGGGATTTAGTGGGCTGAGGGATAGGGATGGGGAGGAGGAAGGTgatgaggaggaggaggagggtGGTCAGATTGCTGCGGAGCAGTTTGACGATAATTGGGCTTCTGTTGTGGATGATGAAGCGGGTGAAAGGTTGCTGGGGGAGAAACAGAAATGA